A stretch of the Helicoverpa zea isolate HzStark_Cry1AcR chromosome 15, ilHelZeax1.1, whole genome shotgun sequence genome encodes the following:
- the LOC124637077 gene encoding uncharacterized protein LOC124637077, which yields MDLYTKLTSCMEDLSNTFTSRMATYEEELKNAGSTEASHKTIASLSRDYSDFKCLVWKTLSALKMQVELLTLGFDQHEMASRRQVLLLHGLPEQKGEDTVSRAVSVLTDKMKLGNVSALDIASCHRLGADGGKTRPLLIRFQSYSLRSDVWRSKTVLKGSGLVLSEFLTKPRHDTFVAARKHFGVKECWTSEGKIVVLLPNKSRRKIESLAELQQLMVQFPTSATVATEPGPSARSPTNKTPSGKRSKRPTK from the coding sequence ATGGACCTATACACCAAACTGACTAGCTGCATGGAAGATCTGTCAAACACCTTCACTTCAAGAATGGCCACTTATGAGGAAGAATTGAAGAACGCTGGCAGCACTGAAGCCTCTCATAAGACAATTGCCAGCCTGTCCCGTGATTACAGTGACTTTAAGTGTCTTGTCTGGAAGACACTGAGTGCCCTTAAAATGCAAGTTGAGTTGCTGACACTGGGCTTCGATCAACATGAGATGGCTTCTCGAAGGCAGGTTCTTCTTCTGCATGGTCTGCCGGAGCAGAAGGGCGAAGATACTGTGTCCCGGGCTGTCTCAGTTTTGACAGATAAAATGAAGCTGGGCAATGTTTCTGCACTTGATATTGCATCGTGTCATCGTTTGGGAGCAGatggtggcaagacaaggcCTCTGTTAATCCGTTTCCAGAGCTACAGCCTGCGCAGCGATGTTTGGAGGAGCAAGACAGTACTGAAGGGCTCCGGGCTGGTTCTGTCTGAGTTCCTGACCAAGCCTAGACATGACACATTTGTTGCCGCTCGAAAACATTTTGGCGTTAAGGAGTGCTGGACATCGGAGGGCAAAATAGTGGTACTGCTTCCAAATAAGTCACGCCGGAAGATTGAATCCTTGGCGGAACTGCAGCAATTGATGGTGCAATTTCCGACGTCTGCTACCGTGGCTACTGAACCAGGTCCGAGCGCTCGGTCACCAACCAACAAAACTCCGTCGGGGAAGAGATCGAAGCGGCCAACAAAATAG